One Rhododendron vialii isolate Sample 1 chromosome 2a, ASM3025357v1 genomic region harbors:
- the LOC131314064 gene encoding coatomer subunit delta-like, whose protein sequence is MVVLAASIISKSGKALVSRQFVDMSRIRIEGLLAAFPKLVGTGKQHTYVETENVRYVYQPIDLLYLLLVTNKQSNILEDLDTLRLLSKLVPEYCGSLDEEGICKTAFELIFAFDEVISLGHRENVTGAQVKQYCEMESHEERLHKLVMQSKINETKDVMKRKANEIDKSKIEKNRGEKGGFMSLQSMGSMGSGRGDSGFGSEMSISSSGTGFGSGSGFGLSTDLDSSFSKSKGRAPSSATAPPKGLGMQLGKSQRANQFLESLKAEGEVILEDVRPSAGSSRSAAPPPTDPITLSVEEKLNVTLKRDGGVSSFDVRGTLSLQILNQEDGFIQVQIETGGNPGILFLPHPNINKELFSNENILGLKDPNRPFPTGQAGDGVGLLRWRMQSVDESVVPLTINCWPSVSGNETYVSIEYEASATFDLQNVVISVPLPALREAPNVRQVDGEWRYDSRNSILEWSILLIDNSNRSGSMEFVVPPADSSVFFPISVRFTAANTFSDLKVMTVLPLKGGPSPKFAQRTILSTENYQVA, encoded by the exons ATG GTTGTCCTCGCGGCTTCCATTATCAGTAAATCTGGCAAAG CTCTTGTTTCTAGACAGTTTGTGGACATGTCTCGCATAAGGATTGAGGGGCTTCTTGCAGCTTTTCCCAAGTTGGTTGGAACAGGAAAACAACATACGTATGTTGAGACTGAAAATGTGCGCTATGTTTACCAGCCAATAGATCTTTTGTATTTATTACTTGTAACGAATAAACAAAGCAACATTCTTGAAGATTTGGATACACTGAGGCTTCTTTCCAAACTG GTTCCTGAATATTGTGGTTCACTTGATGAAGAGGGCATCTGCAAGACAgcttttgagctgatttttgccTTCGATGAAGTCATCTCCCTCGGGCACAGGGAAAATGTTACTGGTGCTCAGGTTAAACAGTACTGTGAGATGGAGAGTCATGAGGAGAGATTACATAAGTTGGTCATGCAGAGCAAAATCAATGAGACCAAGGATGTCATGAAGCGGAAAGCTAATGAGATTGACAAAAGCAAG ATTGAGAAGAATAGAGGTGAAAAGGGAGGGTTCATGTCTTTACAGTCCATGGGTTCTATGGGTTCTGGTAGAGGTGATAGTGGTTTTGGTAGCGAAATGAGCATATCTAGCAGTGGAactggttttggaagtggttctGGGTTTGGATTAAGCACTGATCTGGATTCCTCTTTTAGCAAGTCTAAAG GTCGAGCACCTTCATCTGCTACTGCTCCTCCGAAAGGTCTTGGTATGCAGCTTGGTAAATCACAAAGGGCGAACCAGTTTTTGGAGTCTTTGAAAGCTGAAGGTGAAGTTATTCTTGAGGATGTGCGCCCAAGTGCTGGTTCATCCAGATCAGCTGCTCCACCACCCACTGATCCTATCACATTGTCTGTTGAAGAGAAACTCAATGTAACCCTAAAGCGTGATGGTGGTGTCAGTAGCTTTGATGTTCGGGGAACCTTGTCTCTTCAAATTCTTAACCAAGAGGATGGCTTCATCCAAGtccag ATTGAGACGGGGGGCAATCCAGGCATCCTCTTCTTGCCTCATCCTAACATCAATAAAGAGTTGTTCTCTAATGAAAATATCTTGGGCCTCAAAGATCCCAACAGGCCGTTTCCCACTGGTCAAGCTGGGGATGGAGTTGGCCTGTTGAGGTGGAGAATGCAAAGTGTGGATGAATCGGTTGTGCCATTGACGA TAAACTGCTGGCCCTCTGTATCTGGAAACGAGACTTATGTCAGTATTGAGTATGAAGCTTCGGCAACGTTTGATTTGCAGAATGTTGTGATTTCAGTACCTCTGCCAGCTCTTAGAGAGGCGCCGAATGTAAGGCAGGTTGATGGTGAATGGAG ATATGACTCGAGGAATTCTATTTTGGAGTGGTCCATACTTCTCATTGATAACTCGAACCGCAG TGGATCTATGGAATTTGTTGTCCCTCCTGCAGATTCATCAGTATTTTTCCCGATTTCAGTGCGTTTTACGGCTGCAAATACGTTTAGTGACCTTAAG GTCATGACTGTCTTGCCCCTGAAAGGTGGACCGTCTCCAAAGTTCGCTCAGAGGACAATCCTATCCACGGAGAACTACCAAGTGGCGTGA
- the LOC131314073 gene encoding pentatricopeptide repeat-containing protein At5g64320, mitochondrial has translation MLKRFKLSHHVRQSSHFLCQKPSYAFCSAGSKPSDSGPVVNSHESESETDWEGLLKPFDLEKLRKSLNWITPFQLRKLLELPLDVPTSMEIFQWAGKQKGYCHTFDVYYTLIDKLGAAAEFKVIDRLLLEMKEEGVVFKESLFMLIMKCYGRAGFPGQATRLLLDMRNVFSCEPTFKSYNVVLEVLVAGNCPQVAPNVFYEMLNKGISPTVYSFGAVMKALCLVNEVDTACSLLRDMTKHGCVPTAVVYQTLIHALFKANRVNEASKLLEEMFLMGCTPDVETFNDVIIGLCKVDRIHEAAKLVDRMLVRGFTPNSVTYGVLMHGLCRTSRVEEAKVLLSKVPQPNIVLCNTLINGYVRNGRLDEAKDVLNGSMLATGCRPDVYTYNILINGFCKKGLMVSALETVREMESRGCKPNVITYTILIDGFCKEGQLEEARYIVDEMSVRGLSLNTVGYNCIIRALCKDGDIHEALRIFSGMSSKGCKPDIFTYNSLIYGLCKVDQMEEALGMYRDMLLEGVIANTVTYNTLIRSFLEKGATEDALKLVNDMLFRGCPLDEITSNGIIKALCNDGAVDKALGFFEEMIRKGLNPHVISCNILINGFCRIGKVQNSLDFLRDMIHRGLTPDIVTYNSLINGLCKMGHIREALNLFDKLQTEGISPDAITYNTLITSQCRERMLNDAYVLLSRGVANGFVPNDVTWYILVKNFVKEGNEDW, from the coding sequence ATGCtaaaaagattcaaactttcTCATCATGTGCGCCAGAGTTCACATTTTCTGTGCCAAAAGCCTAGTTATGCATTTTGCTCTGCTGGAAGTAAACCAAGTGATAGTGGTCCAGTTGTTAATAGCCATGAATCTGAGTCTGAAACAGATTGGGAGGGCTTACTCAAGCCTTTCGATCTCGAAAAGCTCAGAAAATCACTCAATTGGATTACCCCCTTTCAGCTGCGTAAACTACTGGAGCTGCCACTTGATGTGCCAACATCAATGGAGATATTCCAGTGGGCAGGTAAACAAAAGGGGTATTGTCATACCTTTGATGTGTATTATACTTTAATTGATAAGCTCGGTGCGGCTGCAGAGTTTAAGGTTATTGATAGATTGTTGTTGGAAATGAAGGAAGAGGGGGTTGTGTTTAAAGAATCTCTTTTCATGTTGATCATGAAGTGTTATGGTAGGGCGGGTTTTCCCGGGCAAGCGACTAGGTTGCTTTTAGATATGAGGAATGTGTTTTCTTGTGAACCCACTTTTAAATCTTATAATGTTGttttggaagtgttggtagctgGGAATTGTCCTCAAGTTGCGCCGAATGTGTTTTATGAGATGTTGAATAAGGGTATTTCTCCAACTGTTTATAGTTTTGGCGCGGTAATGAAGGCGCTGTGTTTGGTGAATGAGGTGGACACTGCGTGTTCGTTGCTTAGGGATATGACCAAGCACGGATGTGTGCCCACTGCGGTGGTTTACCAGACTCTTATTCACGCTCTTTTCAAAGCTAATAGAGTGAATGAAGCGTCGAAACTCCTGGAGGAAATGTTTCTGATGGGCTGCACACCTGATGTGGAAACGTTCAACGATGTCATCATCGGCCTATGTAAGGTCGATCGGATACATGAGGCTGCAAAGTTGGTTGACCGAATGCTTGTCAGGGGCTTCACTCCGAATTCTGTTACTTATGGTGTTCTGATGCATGGGTTATGCAGAACAAGTCGAGTTGAGGAAGCGAAGGTATTGTTGAGCAAGGTACCTCAGCCAAACATAGTCCTGTGTAATACGTTGATTAATGGCTATGTTAGAAATGGACGGCTTGATGAAGCAAAGGATGTTCTAAATGGGAGCATGTTGGCTACTGGCTGTCGTCCAGATGTTTATACGTATAACATACTTATCAATGGTTTCTGCAAGAAAGGGCTTATGGTTTCAGCACTAGAAACAGTTAGAGAAATGGAATCTAGGGGCTGCAAGCCTAACGTGATAACTTACACTATTTTGATTGATGGATTCTGCAAGGAAGGCCAGCTAGAGGAAGCTCGTTATATTGTGGATGAAATGTCGGTTAGGGGGCTCAGTCTAAATACAGTGGGATACAATTGTATCATACGTGCACTATGCAAGGATGGGGATATCCATGAGGCTCTTCGAATTTTCAGTGGCATGTCAAGTAAAGGGTGTAAGCCTGATATATTCACGTATAATTCATTGATCTATGGGCTTTGCAAAGTTGATCAGATGGAAGAGGCTTTGGGGATGTACAGGGATATGTTACTGGAGGGTGTTATTGCAAATACTGTGACTTACAACACCTTGATTCGTTCTTTCCTAGAAAAAGGTGCTACGGAAGATGCACTTAAGCTTGTAAATGATATGTTGTTTAGAGGGTGCCCCCTTGATGAAATCACTTCTAATGGCATAATTAAGGCACTGTGCAATGATGGGGCTGTTGACAAAGCATTGGGGTTCTTTGAGGAAATGATAAGGAAGGGACTTAATCCCCATGTTATATCTTGCAATATCTTGATAAATGGATTTTGTAGAATCGGGAAAGTACAGAATTCGCTTGACTTTCTAAGGGACATGATTCATCGCGGATTGACACCAGATATAGTGACATATAATAGCTTGATTAATGGTCTGTGCAAAATGGGTCATATTCGGGAAGCTCTGAACCTCTTTGACAAGTTACAAACTGAAGGAATTTCTCCTGATGCTATTACTTACAACACTCTGATAACCTCACAATGTAGGGAACGCATGTTAAATGATGCATATGTGCTTTTGAGCAGAGGTGTGGCGAATGGTTTTGTACCGAATGATGTCACGTGGTATATATTGGTGAAGAATTTCGTAAAAGAGGGTAACGAGGATTGGTAA
- the LOC131314082 gene encoding pumilio homolog 12-like, whose protein sequence is MASTSVRPTNSVPDSAAAAAYDFSRSFQNLGLENHDGFFNTSPGIAASSSSSISPPLNLFPAETQEGDLEFPLNQPIRQEANLGYHPLNNGGDFLHSNMCSASENLLVPMDDLNRYYNPFGRNPVPGNPSNCYPGMGNCGVNYYPELYFRGQIGSKCSNNLVESSAIRSNRYYFGNDDNLPSTIMQSPGGYSTGQSAFWGGLNEKNFLERRDKAMLATENNGSNGMLGLLEIGDPSNTSLVLDGVIDYLMVLVTHEDGFKVFRSLIGQCDHSQMVTIVEKMTSDAASLGMVVGTQFGSYSVQSLIRRLRRTDLARLVTSALSFDICGIVLTTWGRNVIKQCFTVLDRRANEVLHDAVIANYYELAMDRGGCITVSNCIETIESPQRGWLLDRLCEESACLSLDPSGTYVVQKVLGLGSRKYSSMICERLQGNYIPLSLIKHGSYTVEKCLKACGCRGLDCFSKDIAEDKSLLAKLARHEFGNFVVRAALEVSKMEPSGKYYLFFVKILEPCFPQLEKNKYGVHVVRQIQGRGETRPGNKFGRHY, encoded by the exons ATGGCTAGTACTTCTGTAAGGCCTACCAATTCCGTACCAGactctgctgctgctgctgcttatGATTTTTCGcgttcttttcaaaatcttgggTTGGAAAACCATGATGGTTTCTTCAACACCAGCCCCGGCAtagctgcttcttcttcttcttctatttcgCCTCCGTTGAACTTATTTCCGGCCGAAACCCAAGAAGGAGACCTAGAATTCCCATTGAATCAACCAATTCGTCAAGAAGCTAATTTGGGGTATCATCCTCTCAACAATGGAG GAGATTTTCTGCATTCAAACATGTGTTCTGCTTCAGAAAATTTGTTGGTCCCAATGGATGACCTTAATCGGTATTATAACCCGTTTGGAAGAAATCCAGTCCCCGGTAATCCTAGCAATTGCTATCCGGGAATGGGAAACTGTGGGGTGAACTACTATCCTGAATTATACTTTAGGGGTCAAATTGGTTCCAAATGTTCCAATAATCTGGTTGAGTCAAGCGCAATCCGAAGCAATCGCTATTATTTTGGTAATGACGACAATCTGCCAAGTACTATTATGCAAAGTCCCGGTGGCTATTCGACTGGACAATCTGCGTTTTGGGGTGGCCTGAACGAGAAGAATTTCCTGGAGAGACGCGATAAGGCTATGCTAGCTACGGAGAATAATGGTTCGAATGGTATGTTGGGGCTTTTGGAGATCGGGGATCCTAGTAATACGAGTTTGGTACTTGACGGGGTTATTGACTATCTAATGGTTTTGGTAACACATGAAGATGGATTCAAAGTTTTTCGCAGTCTAATCGGTCAATGCGATCACTCTCAGATGGTGACGATTGTTGAGAAAATGACGTCGGACGCTGCATCACTTGGTATGGTAGTAGGTACTCAATTTGG CTCTTATTCGGTTCAAAGCCTCATCAGGCGTCTCAGACGCACAGACTTGGCAAGACTGGTGACAAGCGCCTTGTCCTTCGATATATGTGGCATTGTGTTGACAACTTGGGGTAGGAATGTAATTAAACAGTGTTTCACCGTCCTGGATAGAAGGGCCAATGAg GTGCTACATGATGCAGTGATAGCCAATTACTACGAATTGGCTATGGATCGTGGGGGATGTATAACCGTAAGCAATTGCATCGAAACCATAGAGTCCCCACAACGAGGTTGGCTTCTGGATCGCCTCTGTGAGGAATCCGCTTGCCTTTCGCTTGATCCCTCAGG GACCTATGTTGTGCAGAAGGTTTTGGGACTTGGGAGCAGAAAGTACAGTTCTATGATTTGCGAACGTCTCCAAGGAAACTACATACCGCTTTCGCTGATAAAACACGGCAGCTATACTGTGGAGAAATGCCTGAAGGCGTGTGGATGCAGGGGTTTAGATTGTTTCTCCAAGGACATCGCAGAGGACAAAAGCTTGCTTGCAAAACTCGCTCGACATGAATTCGGAAACTTTGTGGTCAGAGCGGCTCTAGAGGTCTCAAAGATG GAGCCATCTGGAAAGTACTACTTGTTCTTTGTGAAGATTCTGGAACCATGTTTTCCACAGCTTGAGAAAAACAAGTACGGAGTACATGTGGTCAGGCAAATTCAAGGTCGAGGTGAGACCCGTCCAGGAAACAAGTTTGGCCGACATTATTGA
- the LOC131314049 gene encoding scarecrow-like protein 13: MQTSQDQQNSGIHQLYHQPMQQVDPCCFSPFQILNTVPENGSQVTQVSFQSYNEPYFTLESSPAMADYFVYDSPSAVSISSNRTPFSPQGSQSYLSEPQQSSDNAYGSPGSGCSVVQDGSELSHILRDLENELLGPESYGDDNQAYFSASSNQMMEVDSISDLNQVLIACAEAISDEDMQTAVKLMDALEGRVSVVGEPIERLGAYMLEGLKARLLSSGSLIYKKLKCKEPTGPELMSSMHVLYQICPHYKFAYNSSNAVIWKAMENEDRIHIIDFQIAQGSQWMSLIEVLAKRPGGAPCIRITGVDNSESAYARGGGLDLVGQRLSNFALSFGVPFEFHNAAISGCEVELDNLRIQRGEALAVNFPYVLHHMPDESVTTRNHRDRLLRLVKSLSPKVVTLIEQESNTNTAAFLPRFKETLDYYTAMFESIDAARPRDDKQRMSAEEHCVARDVVNIIACEGAERVERHEPFGKWRSRLMMAGFTPCRLSPSSSFSIQDILKEYSKNYRVEERDGVLYLCWKNRVLSTSSAWR, encoded by the coding sequence ATGCAAACATCCCAGGATCAACAAAATTCAGGAATCCACCAATTGTACCACCAGCCGATGCAGCAGGTTGATCCTTGCTGCTTTTCTCCTTTCCAAATTTTGAACACGGTCCCTGAAAATGGAAGCCAAGTAACCCAAGTGTCTTTTCAATCTTACAATGAACCCTACTTCACGCTGGAATCATCTCCAGCGATGGCTGATTATTTTGTTTATGACTCCCCTTCTGCCGTGAGCATTTCCTCCAACAGGACTCCCTTTTCACCACAGGGTTCTCAGTCATACCTATCAGAGCCACAGCAATCCTCTGACAATGCTTACGGATCCCCAGGTAGTGGGTGTTCCGTCGTTCAAGATGGTAGTGAACTAAGTCATATATTGAGAGATTTGGAGAATGAATTGTTGGGGCCTGAATCTTATGGCGATGACAACCAAGCATATTTCTCAGcaagttcaaatcaaatgaTGGAAGTAGATTCCATCTCAGACTTGAATCAAGTGCTCATTGCCTGTGCAGAAGCAATATCTGATGAAGATATGCAGACTGCAGTAAAATTAATGGATGCGTTAGAAGGAAGGGTTTCAGTTGTTGGGGAACCCATTGAACGGTTGGGTGCTTACATGTTGGAGGGGCTTAAAGCAAGATTGTTATCCTCTGGCAGTTTAATCTACAAAAAACTCAAGTGCAAAGAACCAACTGGCCCGGAGCTGATGTCCTCCATGCATGTCCTATATCAGATTTGCCCTCACTACAAGTTCGCCTATAATTCTTCCAATGCCGTGATTTGGAAAGCTATGGAAAATGAAGACAGAATCCACATAATTGATTTCCAGATAGCTCAAGGGAGCCAGTGGATGTCCCTCATTGAAGTTCTTGCAAAGCGGCCTGGTGGGGCCCCATGCATCCGCATCACGGGTGTAGACAACTCCGAATCGGCTTACGCTCGAGGTGGAGGACTCGACCTCGTGGGCCAAAGGCTATCGAACTTTGCTTTATCATTTGGGGTCCCATTTGAATTCCACAATGCAGCTATTTCCGGATGTGAGGTCGAACTAGACAATCTTAGAATTCAACGTGGAGAAGCTTTGGCGGTGAATTTCCCTTACGTGTTGCACCACATGCCAGATGAGAGTGTGACCACAAGGAATCATCGCGATCGGCTATTAAGGCTTGTTAAGAGTTTGTCGCCCAAGGTTGTGACTCTCATTGAGCAAGAATCAAATACAAATACCGCGGCATTCCTTCCCCGGTTCAAGGAGACATTGGACTACTACACGGCTATGTTTGAATCGATTGATGCTGCCCGCCCAAGAGACGATAAGCAGCGGATGAGTGCGGAGGAGCACTGTGTGGCTAGGGATGTTGTCAACATAATAGCGTGTGAGGGAGCTGAGAGGGTGGAAAGGCACGAGCCTTTTGGAAAGTGGAGGTCTAGGCTTATGATGGCCGGGTTTACACCGTGTCGTTTGAGTCCCTCATCTTCGTTTTCCATCCAGGACATCTTGAAGGAGTACAGCAAGAATTACAGAGTGGAAGAGAGGGATGGGGTTCTTTATCTTTGCTGGAAGAACAGGGTTTTGTCGACCTCTTCTGCGTGGAGGTga